The genomic stretch TTGGATTCTGTTACCTCCTCTGAAAACAGAGCCACCTGGGAAGTCCTTGCAATCTTGCTGGTGTAGCTTGGAATTGGGAATGACTGATGCTCCTCTTCAGCCATTTATAAACGAGTTGTATCTTGTTGCTGGAGATTCAAGGGTTGGGTGAACAAGTTCTCCTGATCTCTCCTAAAGCACCTTATTGGTGGGGTTCGCACGTACAGGAGTTCCTCCATTTGTCTGGCTGTTTGGGTTGAAGGGAGGTGCTTTTAGGTCCAAGATATTCCTGGTTCTAGTTCACCCTCAGCCACAAACATGAATTTAGACCAGTCTCTCTGCATCTTGACTCATCTTCGATTGTCAAGGGCCTGAgtcagatcgcatagattaggcctcctccgaattccatcagccagccagtgtagactggcaactacccggaggagagccttctcggtggctgctccgaccctctggaacgaactccccgtggagatccggaccctcaccaccctccagaccttccacgccgcacttaaaatctggctgtcccggctggcctggggttaacgaTTCTAACCCcgctcgaattgtatgactgttgtgttcttaaatgatgtagtgtctccatgttgtaaattgtttgtcctccccccccctttttttgaactgtgagccgccctgagtccccccagggaaaagggcagcatacaaataaagtgaaaaatgaaaaaaaatgaaatgaaaattttgatttagattttattaatatttataggccgcccttttccctgaggggactcagggcggcttacaattcatgggaggggaagtgcaagacaaaacataagacaatacgtgagtaaaaaaataaaacaataaaacacaactttcattcagcattcgggtggggcggattagaatctttatccccaggcctgacgggatagccaggtcttgagggctgtgcggaaggtctggagggtggtgagggtgcgaatctccacggggagatcgttccaaagggtcggagctgctactgagaaggctctcctccgcgtagtcgccagtcggcactgactggcggatggaactcggaggaggcctaatctgtgcgatctaatcggtcaatCGGAAAATGAGTTGTGATCGTGTTGACCACGGGAGGGTGTGGTAGCCGTAACTTCAAGGATgggttgtaagtccctttttccaaGGCTAACATAAATTTGAACAATCATTGAGTGAAAAGTTgtatgttgaggattacctgtatatcatCCCCTCCTCTAGCCTTACAATCAGCCAGATCCCATTTCAGATCATTCCAGGCAAGAaaattcttcctcctttcctttcttttcctttcttttcctctccttccccttcccctttcctttttctccttccccttcctctccccttccgccttcccttctcctccctccctccctctcttccttcctccctcccttccttctcttcccttccttctttcccaaggCTCCTAATTTTTCTCAGAGTGCATTTACTGTATCCATAGTGAAACTATTCTTGgacagattttatttcatttccacaGACAAACTATCTTGAAAAGGAAAAACTAAGACGGCCAACACATTCTTACAAGGAAGAGGGAGGCATGGTTTCAGAGTCTTAATTAAGTGTAAAAGATCATATGCGACATTCTTTAAATTTTTCCACCAGTGCAATGGATTTATTACTTGCAACCCCAACAGTTACACGTTACAGCTGTTGACCAAAAAGAAGCAGAAGGCAGAAAAGCAAACATGTATTCCACAAACGgttcaaatgaaataaaatgtagtcCTTGCTTCGTTCCTTGAAAGTGACAACAATCctctttaagagccgaggtggcgcagtggttaaatgcagcaccgcaggctgcttcaggctacttcagctgactgcagttctgcagttcggctgttcaaatctcaccggctcagggttgactcagccttccatccttccgaggtgggtaaaatgaggacccggattgttgttgggggcaatatgctgactctgtaaaccgcttagagaaggctgaaagccctgtgaagcggtatataagtctaactgctattgctattgctaagtcctaAGAGTAATGTATATTGCTGctgtctagttcaggggtgtcgaactcaatttcattgagggctaaaTCAGGGTGTTGCTTTACCTCGGGGGAAGGCGAAAGATTTatatgatctgaagagaaaccagagtgacaatttcccttccccctggagacaagcaattgatcacaagctgggctcttatgggctctcaccattattcttaatgtccctaggctttgagcaagcaaagcaagtagtaatcaatagaatgcggtgtgggaagttatcatccagccctctcccagaaaaatgaaatatcctaggaaatattgaaaaggcagaatatttctctggatgtgaaaagaaggaaacatgctttaaaagacagaataatttcctgtagcttcctgcccatccacactttgtcaataggccattgagaaggccaggctagcccactttacataatatgtttatgtttatgtttatgtttaagtttatttataggccgcccttttccctgaggggactcagggcggcttacaacttatataggaaggggaaacatacaatgacatataggacaatacataattaaaagaatagagcaacattcatcattcgggcggggatggattataatctttaaccccaggcctgacgggatagccaggtcttgagggctgtgcggaaggtctggagggtggtgagggtacgaatctccacggggagatcgttccaaagggtcagagctgctaccgaaaaggctctcctccgcgtagttgccagtcgacactgactggcagatggaactcggaggaggcccaatctatgcgatctaatgggtcgcgaggaggtaattggcagctgcagggggaagggatattactcaactctccacatggcatctgagaactcatccatacctggattcaaaacagcctagagagtagcctctgcatggccccatgggagtctgacaaccaatcagcatacatttcttacacaggaacaggaaacagggtatgaaaagcctagcaagccccttcctcagcccttctcttcttctccatcaacattgaaacatgtgatcaccttttctgttcagggctcaagccatgtggccctgtccaacaataaaccatctttccaagcagcctccatgtctccagtgtcttcttccccacttggagctgaacccagaaggacgtttctttcaacagagggacatggagttccaagaagaactaaataggttgcctctccacagtagggacagaatcaaacagggtgcgtgggaattggcaagatatctaaatgatctgatctccccaaaacaaagaatagctttcttcagagccagatttaacattcttccttcagcactcctccagggcaggtatcagagaacacctatagcagaatgggtttgtatatgtggtaaagaaaaagtggaagataattcacatgttctattacactgcggctatacagagcttgtaggtctgcacattttctccccttattagagagattgccagggagggcagacaatttttatctaggctttctcctccaggaccctaacccggttaccacgtgtgcagtggcaaagttctgtgctgctgcaatgtccataagaaaaaaattggctacagaagtatagtcccatcttgtaccaattatctggacatacctctaacaatctttggaccataatgttattatccacttttaatgtcaatactttttaattataatttaatgttagtattttttttaatatagtgtaaaaacaaatgtatattgctggtctttgaccgtaataaagatcttacttactttcCTCGGGGGAAGGGCGCGTGGCTAGGGTGGGCCTGGCCAGCTGAAAGTCTCTCATGTTGGAAGGCACCCATGGAGACCCAAttgttctgccagcaaaaacggcctcctgcaaccttctgccaatgaaaatggagctttggaGGGCCGCGCCCCCCacacgagctctgtttttggctacgacagcctcctgcaaccctctgccaatgaaaatggagctctggcaGAGGTCCCGTGGGCTGGCTCTTTGCTGTctccagggcggccccatgggccagatctaagcaccttgggGACTTTGAGTTTGGCACCGCTGGTTTAGACTAATGTTTCTCAGActtgcaacttttaagatgtgcggacttcaattcccagaattccccagccaggaattgaagtccacacatcttaaagtggcaaGGCTGAGGAACACTAGGCCTGTCTTTCTCAACcatggtaacttgaagatgtatggacttcaactcccagaactcccagaacttaagagccgaggtggcgcagtggttaaatgcagcactgcaggctacttcacctgactgaggttctgcagttcggctgttcaaatctcaccggctcaaaggttgactcagccttccatccttccgaggtgggtaaaatgaggacccggattgttgttgggggcgatatgctgactctgtaaaccgcttagagagggctgaaagccctatgaagtggtatataagtctaactgctattgctattgctaactccccTATCcgccttgctggctggggaattctgggagttgatgtccattcatcttcaagctgccaagctgTGGAGAAATACTGATCTAGACAAATCTCAGAAAAAACCACTCCCTGGATTGTTTAGGATTTTTGTGTTAATGGAAGTAGGAATTTGTCTATGTGTCTGGACATGACCAGTTAAGAAAGTATGTTCTTAAATAATTTCGGTAGTCAAGAGTTTTCCCTTAGGAAAACGAAGGGAAGCTTCTACTGAGGAATTACTAGATCATTTATTACCTACTCATCTGGGGAAATGTAACATTTAAAGTTTAGCTTTCTTCCCTTGACACAGAGAACTAAGCCGCCCAGACTGTTAACTGGATCTAATTGATGCCCAATATATcttactatttatttttatattacagGCAGCCAACCCAGTTCTGTTTGTTGGGCGCAGGTCAAGTGgatggaaaaaacaaagaatttttaactctttctttcaAGGAAATAACTATGATACGTTCTTTAACTAAGCAAGGAGGATAAGAAGAAAGACACACAACTGAAAAAACCGCATGTGATGGTCATGCCCAATCTGAGAATGACTAACTATAACCTCCCACACAGAGACCTATATATAGACAAACAACAGGCTTAACAAGGTTGCGTAGtctttttttttgtacaaaaATGTAGCCTGTGCCCCCTATCCCTTGCCTccgttcttctttccttcctcttctccaatTCCCTTTTCTCCACTGTAGGTCTTGGTCGACCTCAGAAAAAGCATAGTTTTATGTAAGAAAATCTGTATTTCTTGAAAGATATTTCCTCCTAAAAAGGCTCTGTTATTTTCCCCCTCAGTTTAATCATTTCACTGAGTTGGGCTCCAGATGGGAGCAAGGCCAGGCCTTCAAAAGTAGTTATCAGTTGAGGTGGCCACGAAGACATTTGGAACcagatttttatttatatttgctaATCTTGGCTTGCTAAGCAAAAGCAAGTTGAAGAAATCTGTTCTTGCCACCTAATAACTCCTCTGTATGTAGTAGAATCTGAGTGTCCAGAAGTCCCTTGAAGAATTATGGACCTTAAGCAGAAGGACCTACCACCACCTAGCTGTGGAGGAACTAGGTGAGCTTACATCTGGAGTAACTTGGAGACCAGTCCTAGACTTGGTGATGCTGCAATTAGCAAAGCCAGAAATTTCTTCATTAGGCTACCAAGTCTTTTTCTTCTAgctcagtgttcctcaaccttgaggtgtagacttcaactcccagaattccccagcaatccatgccagctggggaattctgagaactgaagtccacacctcttcaaatGGCTGAGGTTGAGGAACATTGTCCTAGCTCATCAAAGATTGATAGTTTTAGAAGGTAGCACCACATTTCCTTTGATCTCCACTAGGGTTCCTTCTAGAAGAAGGGTCACCAAACTTTCAGATCTCAGGGAccaaattcataatttttaaTCCCACAGagcactaatatgatctgcctactgaccggctgggtgggcgtggctaggcggtcatgtgactgggtgggtgtggccaactcgatgtcactcacattgaggggcaccTCGCCaacctctacttgcccctcccctgcctgccacTCCTCGCCTCCCCACTTGgggtccttagggccccaacaggaagcagttgttggagctaagcagccaccacgagaaagagttggcaataCAGTTCAAATTAGagctgaccaagaaggaggctcagcagaagcacctcaatgaggactatgagcataggttttcctatgaaggaaggaagacctgtgggagtgcaaggccaggtaccagcgtctggaggctcagcgggctgagatggtcagccagttccagcccATGATGCAGtctcactggaacaaggccctctggctctttgccaccaggggtgcttccctccagcctttgcccaaagccccccaccaggaggctgaagcagaccccaagtcagaatttctccccCACTCAGGactcacacaaaaagaccccgaagtgggagactctctgcagcaacacaaacattcattgcatgtattcatcccaggggccatagtttgaggacccctgatttagtgcaatataaaaaatgcaagtaatttttctgtggaccaccaaaattttctcacagaccaccagttggtgaccgctgttctAGAACACTGATGGACCCTGATCTCTTCTTTCAAACCTCACATATTTCAATCTCAGGTttccccaccttccttcctttttttcttgttctctgtatTTTGTCACATAGCATGAAAGTGGCAAATAACAAGAGCGATGAGCAATAagaagcaacacacacacacacacacacacacacacacacacacacacacccctgcaaATCTCCCAAGCCAGGCACTTTGTCTAGCCAAGTTCCAATCTCTTTATTTGTTCATATCTTCCCGAGTCCTGTTTTCCTTGAAATTTATTACTTTGGCAAGAGAGTCACAATTAAAGCTATTTACAAACAGGAACAAAATAAACTGAATGAATAATAACAGCACCAGATGTGTTTAAACTTTGGGGATTTGATTTGTTCCTACTTCAGAACaacaagggtgggtgggtgggattctTGACGAGTTTCAATAGTTGGATTCATACAATGCACCcttctcccagtggtgggattcacataatttaacaactggttctctcccctaatgaccggctgggtaggcgtggcttggtggtcatgtgaccgtgtgggtgtggccatctcaacatcactcaggtcgatgggcacttcgccttagctgtgacaatgtaatgagggttaaccggagaggcagtttctgtaagcagggcaatcaaaattaggctagaaacaacaccagaatgtttcctttctgccttccttacaggattagccatggaaagtggaaagaaacaaaaggagatttcttccaacaaccagttctcccaactgcttagaaagttaacaaccagcagtggtgggattcaaataatttaacaaccagttctctgccctaatgatttcttccaacgatcagttctccaaactgctcagaaagttaacaacctcttgaataggtgcgaactggctgaatcctaccactgccttGACCCAAGTGAACTAAATATAATTTCTATGTTCACATAACATGCTAGAGCCAAATGAATAAATTGTATTGTGCCCTAATATGATGACCTGGTTCGTTATAACATGCTATGATAATGGCTGGAAACGTACAATATATTAACTCGCAAATAATCTTCATTTTAGTttagtctagagcaggggtgtaaaactcaaggccctggCCAGCGAAgtcttaaatctggcctgtggggccaccctggtaacaatgaaggactggcctgcggtgcctctgccagtgtaaacaggctcccaagctccaattGTGCTCTCAGAGGGTTGCATGAGACGGTCGCAGccggaaacggagctcgggagcctgttttctctggcagagtactcgggctgccacaggcgcccccaacatgagtgacatcaagcaggccacacccactgacCCTCACcccaccctgaggtcaaacacaaccctgatgtgtccctcaatgaaattgagtttgacacccctagtctagaGTGTTGTATGAACTTAGCTAAAACTTCAATCTTTGTCTTATCCCTTGATTTGGTGTTCCATTGCTTTGCTCTCAATTTATGGaggagatacaatacaatacactagcagagttggaagggaccttggaggtcttctagtccaaccccctgcctaggcaggaaaccctataccgtttcagacaaatggctatccaacatcttcttaaagactcccagtgttggggcattcataacttcttgaggcaagctgttccactgattaattcttctaactgtcaggaaatttctcctctgttctaagttgcttctctccttgattagtttccacccattgcttcttgtcctaccctcaggtgccttggagaatagtttgactccctcttctttgtggcaacccctgagattttggaacccCAGATGTTTTCTGGTTGGTTCCAGGCTCAATTCAGTAAGAGAAGGCAAAAAACCGAAATCCCTCCCCCTggtaaatgttaaaaataaacatttctcaTGTGTGCAAATTATGGAAAGCACTTAAAATACAAAATTGCCGTCTTAAAGGTtttatttcctattttctattttacACAATCTCTGTGGTGAGGTTTACAGTTTGATTCATTTTATCCATTCATTGAAGTCAGGGTACATTCCCCTTGAAAAAGTAAAGAGCGACATATGTTGATTTTAAACTTCCAAAGCTCTGCTCCAGCATTTCAGGATTAAAATCCAAATTTCAACGTGGCAACGGTCCACGTAACTCTACACTCTTTCTCGTGTTAGCTCtccaccaaaagaaaaaaaacctgtccaTCACCGCCTGGATCTCAGACACATTTTGACATTCAGGATTTCTAGAACACTTTGATAGGGTCGAGTCATTAGGGCCCACGCAAAAAGCTGATTGGTTTGAGTTGGTCAGTTTCCCGTCATTAAGTTGCAACTAAACTTCAGCTGCCTGCACCTTCCTGTCAAGTCAAAATTTATGCGAACCACCAAAACTCTGGGAGTCTGATTGGCACAAAATTATATTGCAAGAGGAGGGCAGGAAAAGACCCCCATGCAAAAGGAACGTGATGACTTTGTTTTGGAAGGGTAAAACCACGTTTTGCTCCCCATAAAGATGAGAATAATCATGTAAGCACTGAAacttatagcagttagcaatagcagttagacttatataccgcttcatagggttttcagccctctctaagcggtttacagagtcagcatatcgcccccacagtctgggtcctcatttcacccacctcggaaggatggaaggctgagtcaaccttgagccggtgagattagaaccgctgaactgcagataacagtcagctgaagtggcctgcagtactgcaccctaaccactgcgccacctcggctcttattatatCTTATTATATCTTATTATATCTTGATTTCTAGTGGCTACTGTGAAAATAAGGTACAGGTAGTTCTGGACCTAAGATGTACAATTGAGACCAGATTTTTTATTACTGCTAAGTAAGATGCTTGTTAAGTGCCTTATGCCCAATTTCATGCCCTTTTtggtcatggttgttaagtgaatcgctgcagttgttaagtgagccatatagtcattaaacaaatctggcttctctccttgactttgcttgtcatgtgGATGGTCATAACTGgtgatcccatcaccctggaaaatgctgcaactattgtaagTATTTCCCTGTTGCCACGTGCCCAAATTTCGACCACGTGACTTTttggatgctgtgatggtcataagtgcaagggaCAGTTGAAGGTCACTTGTTTTGGTGCCCCTtggactttgaacggtcactaaacggatCACTGTAAGTCAAGGAGAACCTGTTACAGAGAAGCGCGCCGAAGGACAATTTATTTCCAATAGTCAAAATGTCATGAATCGGACATTACGTCCAAAAGGCCGGGTTGTTGAGAAGAGGCCTAGTACAGGCagacaaaacagaataacagaatagcaacagagttggaagggaccttggaggtcttctaatccagcttcCTGCTCAGAGTGGGAGAGATCGTACCGAATGAGGCAAAGCTGGACGCGATAAGCTTTGATCGGgcgaaggaaaaaaagagggaagaaggttGAATGTCAGTTTGCTCCTTGATTCACCTTCACAGAGACAAGCCAAGGAGGACCAAAGTCACCAGGAGGGACCCCTGCAAGCCTGCTACACCTCCCTTTGGCCCACCAACTTTTCTTTCTTCAACCTGCACCGAAGGGACCACCTTCCTATTTTGAACAACGACGTTCTTTTCATCCTCTTCGTGACTGTGGTCGTGGTCGTGGTCGTGGTCGTGGTCGTGACTGTGGTCCTTCTGAGGGCCGCCCACCGATGGGCTCACACCAAGAGAACGGGTGATCTTGCTGGAAGTGGAAGCCACCACTGTGGCTGCGTTGACCCGGACGTACGTGGGAGGGGTCGTGGTGGTTACGTTCTTGGTCTCTTCAGCAGGCAGGAAGGCCGGCCTTGGAATGGAGGTGGAGAAATGCGTTTTGTTGGAGAGATTCGTGTTGCAGAGATTCCCTGAACAACAGGAGCCTGAGAGGGTGATGGCATTGCTCCCTTTCCGGACCTTGGTGCAGTCGCCATCTTGAACGCATCCTTTGACGGGTTTGGTCAGTGAAAAATTCCCtggaaaagaggggaaggagCAACTTTAAGGCAGAGGTCCTCCTCCAAGATTAACAGCTTTGGTCcaaagcaggggtcaccaaccttttggacccactaaattcataattttaaattccgcgGACTAttaatatgaattttttttttttagaaaaataaatagtaccctgtttccctgaaaataagacctccccggataataagcccaattgggcttttgagtgcatgctctAAAATTAACCCTTccaccaaaaataagccctctctgaaaatattgcaacacagcagcagccatgaggtgaccacgctcgctgcctcctgcacctcaaaaataagacctccccaaaaataaggccaaccaCTTATTTtgtgggtgaaaagaaaataagaccctgtcttcttttcggggaaacacggtatttagtACGATATCAAAAATGCAAatcctgactccgttgttacatcctctaacccagtcgtctccaaccttggcaactttaagacttgtggacttcaactcccagagttcctcagctggctgaggaactctgggagttgaagtccacaggtcttaaagttgccaaggttagagaccactgctctaaccctcacagcttcaaccttcaactgtctactgtggacctcactccattcctaagatgtccgtaaagggggcatgcagcaGCTCACCAGGGCGCCTAAAGTCGCTGTCCTACTGCCCCCCATCTATTTGaactcatttctttcattttgaagaagtatatgaatcaatatgaatcaatattggcttttgcttatattattgtacactgtcagaaattagtttattttctagcctagcaaattgtaaccttaatactggatggcactactgcaaatgttatctcactgctgcgCCTCGCTTCTATCCTTGGTTTCAAAGCTAGGGACCTTCTTGAAAACACAGACGAAATAGTTACATGGGAATATCAGGCCCCAATTGATAATGGAACCAAACTaaggagttttcctggctcataaatccttaaagcattctgccggggggggggaaaaaccaactTGGCAAAGGGGGGCTGCCACCCCCTACTCAAGACTATAGGATTACTCCATAGATAAGGTAGGCAGAGACAGGAGCTTAAACAAAAGAATGCTTTAAAGATCACGTTGGTAACGAATCTTttctctgattggataaactttgtttctatctgcctaaaatgtatataatactctgagccactcTTGCATGatgtggctattccttacatgcattggtttgtatgttttggataaagttttgtcacccagcttttgctatggccataaataaaaactgatatttttgcaagcctcgtctggagtctcactctctttggcatttcagtggctCGGGTTAACTACTGGAACCTTAtcgtttatatccatgtttatatttatacctgctttcttgcacatgtttgacaaactaataaatacaaataatttttctgcggaccaccaaaattttcttgcggaTCACCAGGCCACTGGTTGGTAACCACTGGTCCAAAgaattattccccccccctccctccccaattcCAAATCGAGTTCTCTTTGTGTTCAGCGCAAAGGGCTTTTCGAGTCAAGGTTAACAAAACAATTCATTGTATTTAATCGCTGTTAAAAAGTCAAGAACACGGATAGCTTGTCAAATAATACACTCTCTTCCCAACAGCGCTGCAGCAAttttgtaactttaaaaaaagggaaggatGTCTATCTGGCAGAGAAATATAAAtgctatgttgttgtttttttaaaaaaagaaaaaattagaaaggtttttttttaaagaaaaaccaacaTAAAATTAGCCATTCTTCAAGCATGATTGAGTACTCTCTTTTAACCTCTGCTTCCTCTCCGTTTTTACTACATATTGGAGAACGTGATTTCCTACACAATTAGAAGATAATTTTTATTTCAGCTGGGCTATGATGGCCTTCATTCAGAGGACACTGATCCCTTACTCATCCTCGTAGCTCCAttaatccctccccccacccattccTAGGACAGGAAGAAATCCGACATATTTGGGGGCCTACTGTTcagacttcccaagagcatgaatcaAACTCcttggtcccggcaaaaaccccttttattaattgactatgAATTCTGATCATTtgcagccagcaaagtctttcaaaggaggatttacagtcacagaccttatctggcttggagagctgccaggccgatatctcggagagtcatgaatcaattaagcaaattaattgcctccttcaaactccactcccctttcgctgctcttttatttcctctgggaggggccattcatcgtccaccttcactcccaagttgacccctgtacttcagctgttcccttcgtctggcaactctgca from Thamnophis elegans isolate rThaEle1 chromosome 12, rThaEle1.pri, whole genome shotgun sequence encodes the following:
- the LYPD3 gene encoding ly6/PLAUR domain-containing protein 3, which gives rise to MGAYLQLQMSPSVLLVALTFFMQGALALECHSCVDLGDGSCSEQKMKKLTCPRNTQVCVETVAAVEWSHGKFSVGEKGCGAGIPGTNDKAVEVHGIFAFSQLHQCNTSGCNVKLDIQALQLQPMDNVSARIPNGVECYSCDGDNCTMDNSSIVKCYDNFQGCFHGNVTMKAGNFSLTKPVKGCVQDGDCTKVRKGSNAITLSGSCCSGNLCNTNLSNKTHFSTSIPRPAFLPAEETKNVTTTTPPTYVRVNAATVVASTSSKITRSLGVSPSVGGPQKDHSHDHDHDHDHDHSHEEDEKNVVVQNRKVVPSVQVEERKVGGPKGGVAGLQGSLLVTLVLLGLSL